A region of Salinibacter sp. 10B DNA encodes the following proteins:
- a CDS encoding phytanoyl-CoA dioxygenase family protein, whose translation MKNTAATAEQEENNATPDHEGNQSEVLDTQLRDIEKTLPRRVLSAEDWKQWTNWGYVVIPNAIPAAHVERLKALLWEFQDMDPDDPSTWNIGDRRAHEMEELSGNGMVEIYNHQYLWDTRQTPRIYNAFVDIWDREELWVSIDRANLNTPDPEADPSDGFIHWDVDTSDDPLPINVQGVLALTDAGPEVGGFQCVPEIFHNLDDWIDSQPENRDPFHPDLGDLEPTHVPMEAGDLVIFNSLLPHGIRPNTSDEKIRMAQYVSMYPAAEGNEEARERRIHSWKNQEHPKGVAFPGDPREWEKKHYDRAELTDLGERLLGRRSWDE comes from the coding sequence ATGAAAAATACCGCCGCAACCGCTGAGCAAGAGGAGAATAACGCAACCCCCGACCACGAGGGCAATCAGTCCGAGGTCCTCGACACGCAACTGAGGGACATCGAGAAAACCCTTCCACGCCGCGTGCTCTCGGCGGAAGATTGGAAGCAGTGGACGAACTGGGGCTACGTGGTCATCCCCAATGCCATTCCGGCCGCCCACGTCGAACGGCTGAAGGCCCTTCTCTGGGAGTTTCAGGACATGGACCCGGACGATCCCTCGACGTGGAATATCGGGGACCGCAGAGCGCACGAGATGGAAGAGCTCTCCGGAAACGGAATGGTCGAGATCTACAATCACCAGTATCTCTGGGACACCCGACAGACGCCCCGCATTTACAACGCCTTCGTCGACATCTGGGACCGGGAAGAGCTCTGGGTGTCGATCGACCGGGCCAACCTCAACACGCCAGACCCGGAAGCCGACCCATCCGACGGCTTTATCCACTGGGACGTCGACACGTCAGATGATCCGCTCCCCATCAACGTCCAGGGCGTCCTTGCACTCACCGACGCCGGTCCCGAGGTCGGCGGCTTTCAGTGCGTGCCGGAGATCTTCCACAACCTCGACGACTGGATCGACTCACAACCGGAGAACCGGGATCCGTTCCACCCGGACCTGGGCGACTTAGAGCCCACGCATGTGCCAATGGAAGCGGGCGACCTCGTGATCTTCAACTCGCTCCTCCCCCACGGCATCCGACCCAACACCTCCGACGAGAAGATCCGCATGGCGCAGTACGTATCGATGTACCCCGCGGCCGAAGGGAATGAAGAGGCCCGTGAGCGTCGGATTCACTCGTGGAAAAACCAGGAGCACCCGAAGGGCGTCGCGTTTCCCGGAGACCCGCGCGAATGGGAAAAGAAACATTATGATCGCGCGGAGCTGACCGATCTGGGGGAGCGCTTGCTGGGCCGCCGCTCCTGGGATGAATGA
- a CDS encoding DUF2470 domain-containing protein: protein MEHRDHVLSEEDATRIINHMNEEHADDLLLFAQVYAGEAGATAARMTDIDAEGITLDVDMANGQKELRIDFNESLHTPEDAHRALVDMALNARG from the coding sequence ATGGAACACCGCGATCACGTTCTTTCCGAAGAGGATGCCACCCGCATCATCAACCACATGAACGAAGAGCACGCGGACGACCTGCTGCTCTTCGCCCAGGTCTACGCTGGAGAAGCGGGCGCAACGGCGGCTCGCATGACGGACATCGACGCAGAGGGCATCACGCTTGACGTCGATATGGCCAACGGGCAAAAGGAGCTCCGGATTGACTTCAACGAGTCGCTCCACACGCCCGAGGATGCCCACCGGGCGCTCGTCGATATGGCCCTGAATGCGCGGGGGTAA
- a CDS encoding 5'-methylthioadenosine phosphorylase, which translates to MSAVAAILGSAFSDSLPDELDLKPEQIETDWGSQTLYRVLDTERPAYVLFRHEVPHRLLPNQINYRAQAAALHAVDCKALLVTSSVGVLDADVPLYRPLLVEDLLMPENRLPDGSACTMFTEPSDDHGHLVINDSLFATDLTEQVRDWAAQVRASVANDVVFAYVQGPRSKTAAENRMLPPLGAQVNSMTLGPEVVLANELEIPCAGLVVGHKYSIPDRAPPEQDALSTTLDRSREEQERIVTAFLQEGEPVEFPNTIYRFGDDE; encoded by the coding sequence ATGAGTGCAGTTGCCGCCATTCTGGGGAGTGCCTTTTCCGACTCACTCCCAGACGAGCTCGACCTGAAGCCCGAACAAATTGAGACCGACTGGGGCTCGCAGACGCTGTACCGGGTACTAGATACGGAGCGGCCTGCGTACGTGCTCTTCCGCCACGAGGTGCCGCATCGCCTTCTTCCCAATCAGATCAACTACCGAGCACAGGCGGCGGCCCTCCATGCCGTAGACTGCAAGGCGCTGCTCGTCACCAGCTCGGTGGGCGTACTGGATGCCGACGTCCCCCTCTACCGCCCGCTGCTGGTCGAGGATCTCCTCATGCCCGAGAACCGCCTCCCGGACGGCAGCGCCTGCACCATGTTCACCGAACCGTCGGATGACCACGGCCACCTCGTCATCAACGACAGCCTATTCGCAACCGACCTCACCGAACAGGTGCGCGATTGGGCTGCCCAGGTGCGCGCGTCGGTGGCCAACGACGTCGTGTTCGCGTACGTGCAGGGACCGCGCTCCAAGACGGCAGCCGAAAATCGCATGTTGCCGCCGCTCGGCGCACAGGTCAACTCCATGACCCTAGGGCCAGAGGTCGTGCTGGCAAATGAACTGGAGATTCCTTGTGCGGGACTCGTGGTGGGGCACAAGTACTCGATTCCGGATCGGGCCCCGCCCGAGCAAGACGCCTTGTCAACAACCCTCGACCGATCCCGCGAGGAGCAAGAGCGCATCGTAACGGCGTTTCTGCAGGAGGGAGAGCCCGTCGAGTTTCCGAACACGATCTACCGGTTCGGGGATGATGAGTGA
- a CDS encoding DUF2064 domain-containing protein yields the protein MPTPPRTIESPPAHTALLFFSHRPEREWQNKRFVRQDLAKHREVATTFYQHARRAVMSSDLPVLEATDAHQRGEDFGSRLSNAVADAFEEGYEQVIVVGSDCPTLHEVHWTAVAEQLATGTPVLGPTADDEGTYLIGLRREHFDQESFETLPWQSSTLLSDLTQHLTERAGTPPARLSARNDVNGHQELLSLLRGSTPLPPILAAQLRRVLGRNGRGRHLEEATAARRVSCRRSRAPPRDLVASVERLSRT from the coding sequence TTGCCTACCCCACCGCGCACCATCGAATCTCCTCCCGCTCATACCGCCCTCCTGTTCTTCAGCCACCGCCCCGAGCGCGAGTGGCAGAACAAACGGTTCGTGCGGCAGGACCTCGCGAAGCACCGGGAAGTGGCAACGACGTTCTACCAGCACGCGCGGCGCGCCGTGATGAGCAGCGACCTCCCCGTCTTGGAGGCCACTGACGCTCATCAGCGGGGAGAGGATTTCGGTTCTCGTCTCTCGAATGCTGTCGCCGACGCGTTCGAAGAGGGATACGAGCAGGTCATTGTGGTGGGAAGCGACTGCCCTACCCTCCACGAAGTACACTGGACAGCCGTAGCCGAACAACTGGCCACGGGGACACCCGTTCTGGGTCCGACGGCCGACGATGAAGGGACCTATCTGATCGGACTGCGGCGCGAGCACTTCGACCAGGAGTCCTTCGAGACGCTGCCGTGGCAGTCGTCCACCCTGCTTTCGGACCTCACCCAACATTTGACCGAACGTGCAGGCACACCGCCGGCCAGGCTCTCCGCCCGGAACGACGTAAACGGACATCAGGAGCTTCTCTCCCTCCTGCGCGGCTCTACACCGCTGCCCCCCATTCTCGCCGCCCAACTCCGTCGCGTACTGGGCAGAAATGGGCGCGGACGGCATCTCGAAGAAGCCACGGCGGCACGACGGGTATCGTGCCGTCGCTCTCGGGCTCCCCCACGGGACCTGGTCGCTTCTGTGGAGCGATTGTCGCGGACGTGA
- a CDS encoding TonB-dependent receptor — protein MKDVLPAPPFRVFSLLAFFFLSVATGGLSPTAYGQAALDIHVVNVEANQAVPNATVHLVNEGIGLTAQKRTDARGRVEWRGLSTSGSYAVFVEESDRFYAARVSGLELRSNFTRSVTLLLTPIAEVRMQEVVVEGNQGIAEVNRVNAEVSSSLSGQSLEDLPVEGRNFTQSLYRLPNVTPATGFFAEAPNVSINGANGLYTNYLIDGMDNNEQFLGGPQFEVPTGMVKDVTVLTSTYSAEYGRTGNGIFNVTTKSGSNEWTGEGFYLTRPGPSIDGKFGEETPTQRDLSGNSVKSGFQRHQAGFALGGPVVQDQTFFFVNLEHTTDWKDNVLRVGDLNVDETIQGQNQLTYLSARLDHRWTDQWRSTVRLNANRVRIDRQGGGLTGGIQFASAANTQRRDGIHAAVQTTYAADGLVYESNLQYSWFNWDYANPANPNTPQVVVQDPSGTSIAILGHPGYQFDSVENTLQFQQKLTYQLGSHTLKAGLDLLSSDHTLAGGGNPNGNYTVRLTNDAAVSAFQSLNGFGPNLMPTDLRPIEDQFSVENYAVELRPSTFGRRQDLVGLYVEDQFSPLSDLTVTAGLRYDYDSLSKGGGGSDEADYNNLAPRLSLNYAIDERTTLRGGYGIFYDKIVYSVVSDALERNSDALAFRQEVRALVNDGVLPGDTDVGEVTFNGTQTAQRDTTEYLRQPSDVRPTSGSRRILNPNGYENPQTHQFSVGVQRQFGGEWLAYVDLIHTRSYDLFRIRELNAPTPYDISAEELAAARQDPDRNPADLVRTPAEADATRPIPGGRSITMTETKGEARYWAANLNLVKDRGDDWYSGRLSYTLSRLRNNTDDINFQAETANQYEDEWGPSVNDRRHVITANGTVYPYDRLRVTLASLLQSGQPINWVPDADVFGTRDLNGDGREYGAAYVGNSDRWPGASRNSGRLPWSYRFDLSLQYVWPTRGGRVVARADVFNVLNTKNLSGYANNATQSNQIQVGPPGSNIREKNAGPPRQFQFGLRYEF, from the coding sequence ATGAAGGATGTACTTCCCGCCCCCCCTTTTCGCGTTTTCTCTCTTCTTGCGTTCTTTTTTCTAAGCGTCGCAACCGGGGGCCTCTCCCCGACCGCCTACGGCCAAGCCGCTCTCGACATCCACGTCGTGAACGTCGAGGCCAACCAGGCCGTCCCCAACGCCACCGTCCACCTCGTGAACGAGGGCATCGGCCTCACGGCCCAAAAACGAACCGATGCGCGGGGTCGCGTCGAGTGGCGAGGGCTCTCCACGTCCGGCAGCTACGCCGTCTTCGTCGAGGAAAGTGACCGCTTCTATGCCGCTCGGGTCTCCGGGCTGGAACTCCGCTCCAACTTTACACGAAGCGTGACCCTGCTGCTCACCCCGATCGCCGAGGTTCGAATGCAGGAGGTGGTGGTCGAGGGCAATCAGGGCATCGCCGAGGTCAACCGTGTGAATGCCGAGGTGTCGTCGAGCCTCTCGGGCCAGTCTCTCGAAGACCTCCCCGTTGAAGGTCGCAACTTCACGCAGTCGCTCTACCGCCTGCCCAACGTGACGCCCGCGACCGGCTTCTTCGCCGAGGCCCCCAACGTGAGCATCAACGGCGCCAACGGCCTCTACACGAACTACCTGATCGACGGGATGGACAATAACGAGCAGTTCCTGGGCGGGCCGCAGTTTGAAGTCCCCACCGGCATGGTGAAGGACGTGACGGTCCTCACCAGCACCTACTCTGCGGAGTACGGGCGCACCGGGAACGGGATTTTCAACGTCACCACGAAGTCCGGAAGCAACGAGTGGACCGGCGAGGGCTTTTACCTCACACGGCCCGGCCCCTCCATCGACGGCAAATTCGGGGAGGAGACGCCCACGCAACGCGACCTCTCGGGCAATTCGGTGAAAAGCGGCTTCCAGCGCCACCAGGCCGGCTTCGCTCTGGGCGGCCCGGTCGTGCAAGACCAAACCTTCTTCTTCGTCAACCTGGAGCACACGACCGACTGGAAAGACAACGTCCTGCGCGTTGGAGACCTGAATGTCGACGAAACGATCCAGGGCCAGAATCAGCTCACCTACCTGTCCGCTCGGCTCGATCACCGCTGGACTGACCAGTGGCGATCGACAGTGCGCCTCAACGCCAACCGCGTGCGCATCGACCGGCAGGGCGGTGGCCTCACCGGCGGCATTCAGTTTGCCAGTGCGGCCAATACGCAGCGGCGGGACGGCATCCATGCGGCGGTGCAGACGACCTACGCGGCCGACGGCCTCGTCTACGAGAGCAACCTGCAGTACAGCTGGTTCAACTGGGACTACGCCAATCCAGCCAATCCGAACACGCCGCAAGTAGTTGTGCAGGATCCGTCGGGCACGAGCATCGCCATTCTGGGCCACCCGGGCTATCAATTCGACAGTGTCGAAAACACGTTGCAGTTCCAACAGAAGCTTACGTACCAGCTCGGCAGCCATACCCTGAAGGCGGGGCTCGATCTTCTCTCGTCCGACCACACCCTTGCGGGGGGAGGAAACCCGAACGGAAATTACACCGTGCGGCTTACGAACGATGCGGCCGTCAGCGCCTTTCAGAGCCTCAACGGCTTCGGGCCCAACCTCATGCCGACCGATCTCCGGCCCATTGAGGACCAGTTCAGTGTAGAAAACTACGCGGTGGAGCTCCGACCCTCGACGTTTGGTCGGCGGCAGGACTTGGTCGGGCTCTATGTGGAAGACCAGTTCTCGCCGCTTTCCGACCTCACGGTGACGGCGGGCCTCCGCTACGATTACGACAGCCTCTCGAAGGGAGGTGGAGGCAGCGACGAAGCCGATTATAACAACCTCGCCCCGCGCCTGAGCCTCAACTATGCGATTGACGAGCGCACGACGCTGCGCGGCGGCTACGGCATCTTCTACGACAAGATTGTGTACTCGGTTGTCAGCGATGCCCTGGAGCGCAATTCCGACGCTCTCGCCTTTCGACAAGAGGTTCGGGCCCTCGTGAACGACGGCGTTCTGCCGGGCGATACGGACGTGGGAGAGGTCACCTTCAACGGCACACAGACGGCCCAGCGCGATACGACGGAATACCTGCGGCAGCCCTCCGACGTACGCCCAACCAGTGGGAGTCGCCGAATTCTCAACCCAAACGGCTACGAGAACCCGCAGACGCATCAGTTCTCCGTGGGCGTGCAGCGACAGTTCGGCGGGGAATGGCTCGCCTACGTGGACCTCATTCACACGCGCTCCTACGATCTCTTCCGCATTCGAGAGCTCAATGCCCCGACGCCCTATGACATCTCTGCGGAGGAACTGGCGGCGGCCCGTCAGGATCCGGATCGCAATCCGGCGGACCTCGTGCGAACGCCCGCGGAGGCCGACGCGACGCGCCCGATTCCGGGAGGTCGAAGCATTACCATGACGGAAACGAAAGGCGAAGCCCGCTACTGGGCAGCCAATCTCAACCTCGTAAAGGACCGAGGCGACGACTGGTACTCCGGCCGTCTCAGCTACACACTCTCCCGCCTCCGCAACAACACCGACGACATTAACTTTCAGGCCGAAACCGCCAATCAGTACGAGGACGAATGGGGCCCCTCCGTAAACGACCGGCGACACGTGATTACCGCCAATGGGACGGTGTACCCATACGACCGGCTGCGGGTCACGCTTGCGAGCCTGCTCCAAAGCGGCCAGCCCATCAACTGGGTGCCGGACGCCGACGTCTTCGGTACGCGCGACCTGAACGGGGACGGGCGCGAGTACGGCGCGGCCTACGTGGGCAACAGCGACCGTTGGCCGGGGGCCTCGCGCAACAGTGGACGCCTGCCGTGGTCGTATCGGTTCGATCTTAGCCTGCAATACGTGTGGCCGACGCGCGGCGGTCGGGTCGTGGCTCGGGCCGACGTGTTCAACGTGCTCAACACGAAAAACCTGAGCGGCTACGCCAATAACGCCACGCAGAGCAACCAGATTCAGGTGGGCCCGCCCGGCTCAAACATTCGAGAAAAGAACGCTGGACCGCCGCGGCAATTTCAGTTCGGGCTGCGGTACGAATTCTAA
- a CDS encoding thioesterase family protein — protein sequence MSAKPDDLPDAAQHVHTATVPVRWGDLDAAGHVNNSCFFTYFEEARVNWLGTVLDGPLFTESGPVLANATCDFKQPLTHPATLIIEVYATPPGRSSMKTAYKAMLESSGTVVATGTAVLVWVSVATGEPVPVPDLGLR from the coding sequence ATGTCAGCAAAACCGGATGACCTTCCCGACGCCGCCCAGCACGTTCACACTGCCACCGTCCCTGTGCGCTGGGGGGATCTCGACGCAGCGGGACACGTCAACAACAGTTGCTTCTTTACCTACTTCGAGGAGGCGCGGGTGAACTGGCTCGGGACGGTGCTCGACGGGCCGCTCTTTACGGAGTCGGGGCCGGTGCTTGCCAATGCGACCTGCGATTTCAAGCAGCCCCTGACCCATCCGGCCACGCTCATCATTGAGGTGTACGCGACTCCGCCGGGGCGTTCGAGCATGAAGACTGCCTACAAGGCAATGCTCGAGTCGTCCGGGACAGTGGTGGCGACGGGTACGGCTGTGCTCGTGTGGGTCAGCGTGGCGACGGGCGAACCGGTGCCGGTGCCCGATCTGGGACTGCGGTAG
- the trxA gene encoding thioredoxin — protein MAYEVDDFQQDVIETSEETPVLVDFWAPWCGPCRQLSPVLESLAEEADDWILVKVNVDDNQEPAQAYGVRGIPAVKLFVDGEVAAEFTGAKPEHAIRTWLDENMPSEEKARIEKAKEALDDGDREEAEQQLWPVLEENPDHNEAQVLMARALAFKDPTRAQALAEASDVADPTLRQVRDAVQTLARLLELADESDGLPDGDGHDEYAAAIEALADHDYDAALDHFIDVVRVNRDYDDDGARKACIALFTLLGEQHPVTQEHRRTFDMALY, from the coding sequence ATGGCCTACGAGGTAGACGACTTTCAGCAGGATGTCATTGAGACGAGTGAGGAGACCCCGGTACTCGTCGATTTTTGGGCGCCCTGGTGTGGGCCGTGCCGGCAGCTGAGCCCGGTACTGGAATCGCTGGCGGAAGAGGCGGACGACTGGATCCTTGTGAAGGTGAACGTGGACGACAATCAAGAGCCCGCGCAGGCGTACGGCGTCCGCGGCATTCCGGCCGTGAAGCTGTTTGTAGACGGTGAGGTGGCCGCCGAGTTTACCGGGGCCAAGCCCGAGCACGCCATTCGCACGTGGCTGGACGAGAACATGCCGAGCGAGGAGAAGGCGCGCATTGAGAAGGCCAAGGAGGCGCTCGACGACGGGGATCGGGAAGAAGCCGAGCAGCAGTTGTGGCCTGTTCTTGAGGAGAATCCCGATCATAACGAGGCACAGGTGCTCATGGCGCGGGCGCTGGCGTTCAAGGATCCCACTCGAGCACAGGCCCTCGCCGAGGCTTCAGATGTAGCCGATCCGACGCTCCGACAGGTGCGCGATGCTGTGCAGACGCTTGCGCGCCTTCTGGAACTCGCGGACGAATCCGACGGGCTTCCGGACGGGGACGGACACGACGAGTACGCTGCCGCTATCGAGGCCCTGGCCGACCATGATTACGACGCAGCGCTCGATCACTTCATCGACGTTGTACGGGTCAATCGCGACTACGACGACGACGGTGCTCGGAAAGCCTGCATCGCGCTCTTTACGCTTCTCGGGGAGCAGCATCCGGTCACGCAAGAGCATCGCCGCACGTTCGACATGGCGCTCTACTAA
- a CDS encoding AraC family transcriptional regulator: MKPLFENVTVPQESSWALLNRKLPEGIPFEWHYHPEFELTLTMNSRGQRFIGDHIGDYKDGDLVLVGPNLPHTWESQEQDDPTEPHVAIVMWFSREWVSTMSQSFPELRPVARLLRSAGRGLSFGEDTAAEIRPRATSLPELDRMERLPVFLSILVQLTQAANPEPLASVAPTEEMHHPDQERVRHVLDHIHEHYTEEIPIARLAEIACLSRSAFSRMFKRTLGVTVTEYIKKLRIGRACALLIKDQRLISEIAGAVGYNNLSNFNRQFQDVKDETPSSFRETYRERFQPDQ; the protein is encoded by the coding sequence ATGAAACCCCTTTTTGAGAATGTCACCGTTCCTCAGGAGTCGTCCTGGGCGCTGCTCAATCGGAAGCTTCCTGAGGGCATTCCCTTCGAGTGGCATTATCACCCGGAGTTTGAGCTGACGCTCACGATGAACAGTCGGGGGCAGCGGTTTATCGGGGATCACATTGGGGACTACAAGGATGGCGATCTGGTGCTCGTCGGCCCCAACCTTCCGCACACGTGGGAGTCGCAGGAGCAGGACGATCCCACGGAGCCCCACGTGGCCATCGTGATGTGGTTTTCGCGCGAGTGGGTGTCCACGATGAGCCAGTCGTTTCCTGAACTCAGACCAGTGGCCCGCCTCCTTCGCTCGGCTGGGCGAGGGCTTTCCTTTGGAGAGGACACCGCAGCCGAGATCCGGCCGCGGGCGACGTCGCTTCCGGAGCTTGATCGGATGGAGCGCCTTCCGGTCTTCCTTTCCATTCTCGTACAGCTTACCCAGGCCGCGAACCCCGAGCCGCTGGCCTCGGTCGCGCCGACGGAGGAGATGCATCACCCCGATCAGGAGCGGGTGCGGCATGTGCTCGATCACATCCATGAGCACTACACGGAGGAGATTCCAATCGCCCGGCTTGCGGAGATTGCCTGCCTCAGCCGGTCGGCGTTCTCGCGCATGTTCAAGCGGACCCTGGGCGTCACGGTCACCGAGTACATTAAGAAGCTCCGGATCGGCCGCGCCTGCGCCCTGCTCATCAAGGATCAGCGACTGATTTCGGAAATTGCGGGAGCGGTCGGGTACAACAACCTCTCGAACTTTAACCGGCAATTTCAGGACGTGAAGGACGAGACGCCGAGCAGTTTTCGAGAGACGTATCGGGAGCGATTCCAGCCGGATCAATGA
- a CDS encoding DUF3047 domain-containing protein, producing MEVDMPQCPTAWLSGLLVLAVLEIAATGTPDILEVGSFSEQDPSQSRPDDWQPISFAKIDAKTQYDLVKTDRGTVVRARSNGGAAGLATEQHVDLTEYPVLEWRWKVNSIVKDGNARTKDGDDYAARLYVTFDYKDLGFTDRVKLTALRALGYDQLPTRALNYVWANRIPRDTMLANAFTDWVMMVPVQSGNEHAGEWQTERRNVLEDYRAAFGGDPPPVNGVAIMTDTDNTNGKATAYYGDIVFRSTENPLPTDP from the coding sequence ATGGAGGTTGACATGCCGCAGTGTCCCACTGCCTGGCTGTCCGGTCTCCTCGTCCTCGCCGTCCTCGAAATTGCCGCAACGGGGACTCCCGACATCCTGGAAGTAGGCTCCTTTTCGGAGCAGGATCCATCGCAGTCGCGACCGGACGATTGGCAGCCCATCTCCTTCGCAAAGATCGACGCGAAGACGCAGTACGACCTCGTGAAGACCGACCGTGGGACGGTCGTTCGCGCCCGAAGCAACGGGGGGGCCGCAGGCCTTGCCACAGAGCAGCACGTTGACCTCACTGAATATCCGGTGCTGGAGTGGCGCTGGAAGGTAAACAGTATCGTCAAGGACGGCAACGCCCGTACGAAAGACGGCGACGACTATGCGGCCCGTCTCTACGTGACGTTCGATTACAAGGACCTCGGCTTTACGGACCGGGTGAAGCTCACGGCCCTTCGCGCGCTGGGGTACGACCAGCTCCCAACGCGCGCCCTCAACTACGTCTGGGCCAATCGCATCCCCCGCGACACAATGCTTGCGAATGCGTTCACCGACTGGGTGATGATGGTCCCCGTACAGAGCGGCAACGAGCACGCCGGAGAGTGGCAAACCGAGCGCCGCAACGTACTGGAGGACTACCGAGCCGCGTTCGGCGGCGACCCACCGCCGGTCAACGGCGTCGCCATCATGACGGACACCGACAACACGAACGGAAAAGCGACGGCGTATTACGGCGACATTGTGTTTCGATCGACAGAGAACCCCCTCCCAACAGACCCATGA
- a CDS encoding phosphotransferase: protein MTDDDVLPYLQAHLPDFTPTGDPAQLPDGNLNIVWRVPGTDRPVIVKYAPPYIAADPDTPLDPSRLDIEARCLNALDSGQLATLTSAHVRTPRLLAATQDPHVILMEDLGDLPTLDRWLRGSDACSVEATAPILGQHLGTFIGRLHATTHNCPEYAETFDNRPMQETRLAVQYRGVAEMLKMGGVDDAEALGARAEALGDALLETGECLTMGDLWPSSVLVQEKGLRLIDWELAHYGRPLQDVAHLRAHLWMQAHQAPSAAVADAMASLWDAFLTAYRDALGEADSTLWTDQEKRDAAVHFGAEILVRAVGPFQDGYVYAGLPPGHPAVQEALSKAARTLRSPNAFELRIDSLPTGNH, encoded by the coding sequence GTGACTGACGACGACGTACTGCCCTACCTTCAGGCGCACCTGCCGGACTTTACGCCGACAGGAGATCCGGCGCAACTGCCGGACGGCAACCTCAACATCGTCTGGCGCGTGCCGGGAACCGATCGGCCCGTGATCGTGAAATACGCCCCCCCCTACATCGCCGCAGATCCAGATACTCCGCTCGATCCGTCTCGGCTCGACATCGAGGCCCGGTGCTTGAACGCGTTGGACAGCGGCCAACTTGCCACTCTCACGTCTGCCCACGTGCGTACACCCCGCCTCCTCGCCGCCACGCAGGACCCGCACGTGATCCTCATGGAGGACCTCGGAGACCTCCCCACGCTGGACCGCTGGCTTCGAGGCAGTGACGCGTGTTCAGTGGAAGCGACGGCCCCGATTCTTGGACAGCACCTCGGCACCTTCATTGGCCGCCTCCATGCCACAACGCACAATTGCCCCGAATATGCGGAGACCTTCGATAACCGCCCCATGCAAGAGACACGCCTCGCGGTACAGTACCGGGGCGTTGCGGAAATGCTAAAAATGGGCGGCGTGGACGATGCGGAGGCTCTTGGTGCACGAGCAGAGGCCCTGGGCGACGCCTTGCTGGAGACCGGAGAGTGCCTCACGATGGGCGACCTGTGGCCCTCGTCCGTCCTCGTACAGGAAAAAGGACTGCGTCTGATTGACTGGGAGCTGGCCCACTACGGCCGCCCCCTGCAGGACGTAGCGCACTTGCGCGCGCACCTCTGGATGCAGGCCCATCAGGCCCCCTCCGCGGCCGTCGCCGACGCCATGGCGTCCCTGTGGGATGCTTTTCTCACAGCGTACCGCGATGCACTCGGGGAGGCGGACTCGACGCTTTGGACGGACCAGGAAAAGCGAGATGCCGCCGTTCACTTTGGTGCCGAAATTCTGGTGCGGGCCGTAGGGCCGTTTCAGGACGGCTACGTTTACGCTGGTCTCCCCCCGGGCCACCCAGCGGTGCAGGAGGCCCTTTCCAAAGCGGCGCGCACGCTTCGCTCACCGAATGCTTTCGAACTCCGCATAGACTCTCTCCCGACAGGGAATCATTGA